One window from the genome of Blastopirellula retiformator encodes:
- a CDS encoding DUF1501 domain-containing protein → MPSTVCQQHGVPHHEQVIDRRQALLRTGAGFGSLALSWMMAQESRAAHGGLDESNQMAHVAPRAKNVIFLFMEGGPSHIDLFDPKPTLNKLHGQQLPSSFKKVILAMGEGKAPLYGSPRKWKQHGESGLWISEWLPHIAEHADDLAVIRSCHSDGINHAGGVCQMNTGAIIGGRPSLGSWVSYGLGTENENLPAFVVLQDNNGTPVNGPRNWGTAFMPAVYQGTRFHPGETPIRNLENPKGITDPRQQSKLAYLNQMNQGFAHEHPGQSELDARIKSYELAFRMQVHAPEAIDLTQETEETKQLYGMDDKATETFGRNCLLARRLVERGVRFVQLYHGTGSKWDAHNNIEKNHSTNCRSSDKPVAGLLADLKRRGLLDDTLVVWGGEFGRTPMSEQGNGRDHNPSGFTMWFAGGGVRGGQTIGSTDEIGLHAVEDRMHVHSLHASILYLMGLDNMKLTYFHKGRPERPTVNEGEMNMKLVTG, encoded by the coding sequence ATGCCATCGACCGTTTGCCAACAACATGGCGTCCCGCATCACGAGCAAGTCATTGATCGTCGTCAAGCGCTGCTGCGCACCGGCGCTGGGTTCGGTTCGCTCGCCCTCTCGTGGATGATGGCGCAGGAAAGCCGCGCCGCCCACGGCGGTTTGGACGAGAGCAACCAGATGGCGCATGTCGCGCCGCGGGCCAAGAACGTCATCTTCCTCTTCATGGAAGGGGGCCCCAGCCACATCGACTTGTTCGATCCGAAGCCAACATTGAACAAGCTGCATGGGCAGCAATTGCCTAGCTCGTTTAAGAAGGTGATCCTGGCGATGGGGGAAGGGAAAGCGCCCCTCTACGGCTCGCCCCGCAAGTGGAAACAGCATGGCGAGAGCGGCCTCTGGATTTCGGAATGGTTGCCCCACATCGCCGAGCATGCCGACGACCTGGCCGTGATTCGCTCGTGCCATAGCGACGGCATCAACCATGCCGGCGGAGTCTGCCAGATGAACACCGGCGCCATCATCGGCGGCCGGCCTTCGCTCGGCAGCTGGGTCAGCTATGGTCTGGGAACCGAAAACGAAAACCTGCCCGCCTTCGTGGTGCTGCAAGACAACAATGGCACGCCGGTTAACGGCCCGCGCAACTGGGGCACCGCCTTCATGCCGGCCGTCTACCAAGGGACGCGGTTCCATCCTGGCGAAACGCCGATTCGCAATCTCGAGAATCCCAAAGGGATCACCGACCCGCGGCAACAGTCGAAGCTCGCCTACCTGAACCAGATGAACCAAGGCTTCGCCCACGAGCATCCGGGTCAAAGCGAACTGGACGCCCGAATCAAGAGCTACGAACTCGCCTTCCGCATGCAGGTGCACGCTCCCGAAGCGATCGACCTGACGCAAGAGACCGAAGAGACCAAACAGCTGTACGGCATGGATGACAAAGCGACCGAAACGTTCGGCCGCAACTGTCTCTTGGCCCGCCGGCTGGTCGAACGAGGCGTTCGCTTCGTCCAGCTGTATCATGGCACCGGCAGCAAGTGGGACGCTCACAACAACATTGAAAAAAACCACTCCACCAACTGCCGCTCGTCCGACAAACCGGTCGCCGGCCTGTTGGCCGACCTGAAGCGTCGCGGGCTACTCGACGACACCCTGGTCGTTTGGGGCGGTGAGTTTGGCCGCACCCCGATGAGCGAACAGGGGAACGGTCGCGACCATAACCCGTCCGGCTTCACCATGTGGTTCGCCGGCGGCGGCGTTCGCGGCGGTCAGACGATCGGCTCGACCGACGAAATCGGCCTGCACGCCGTCGAAGACCGGATGCACGTCCACTCGCTGCACGCATCGATCCTCTACCTGATGGGTCTGGACAACATGAAGCTGACCTACTTCCACAAAGGCCGCCCCGAACGCCCGACGGTGAACGAAGGGGAAATGAACATGAAGTTGGTCACGGGGTAG